In the genome of Arachis hypogaea cultivar Tifrunner chromosome 9, arahy.Tifrunner.gnm2.J5K5, whole genome shotgun sequence, the window ctatgtcttaaagctatgaataattccatgaatccttcacctttcttaaatgaaacatgtctttaacacaaaagaacaagaagtacatgagtttcgaatttatccttgaatttagtttaattatattgatgtggtgacaaaactttttgttttctgaatgaatgctttaacagtgcatattttttgatcttgttgtttatgaatgttaaaatttttggctcttgaaagaattatgaacaaagagaaatgttattgtaatctaaaaaatcatgaaattgattcttgaagcaagaaaaagcagtgaatagcaaaagctggcgaaaaaaaatagaaagaaaaagaaaaggcaagcagaaaaagccaatagcccttaaaaccaaaaggcaagggtaaaaaggatacaaggctttgagcatcaatggataggagggcccaaggaaataaaatctaggcctaagcggctaaatcaagctgtccctaaccatgtgcttgtggcatgcaggtccaagtgaaaagtttgagactgagtggttaaagtcatgatccaaagcaaaaagagtgtgcttaagagctctggacacctctaactggggactttagcaaagctgagtcacaatctgaaaaggttcacccagtcatgtgtctgtggcatttatgtattcggtggtaatactggaaaacaaagtgcttagggccacggccaagactcataaaagtagctgtgttcaagaatcaacaaacttaactaggagaatcaataacactatctgaatttctaagttcctagagatgccaatcattctaaacttcaaagcataaagtgagatgccaaaactgttcagaagcaaaaagctacaagtcccactcatctaattagaactaatattcattgatattttgagctttatagtatattctcttctttttatcctaattgatttttagttgcttggggacaagcaacaatttaagtttggtgttgtgatgagaggataatttatacgctttttggcattatttttaggtagtttttagtaggatctagctacttttagggattttttcattagttttcatgctaaattcacatttctagactttactatgagtttgtgtgtttttctgtgattttaggtattttttggctgaaattgaggtacctgagcaaaactctgataaaaggctaacaaaagactgctgatgctgttggatcctgacctagctgaactcgaaatggattttctggagatatagaacttcaaatggcgcgctctcaacggcgttggaaagtagacatttagggctttccagcaatatataatagtcaatactttattcgagattagacgacgcaaactcgcgctcaacgccagttcaatgctgcattctagagtcaaacgccagaaacacgtcacaaaccagagttgaacgccaaaaacacgttacaagttggcgTTCATCTCCAAGAGAATCCTCTATACGTGTAAAGCTCCAGCTCAGCCCAACCACACACATagtgggccccggaaatggatttctgtatcaattacttacttatgtaaaccctagtagctagtctagtttaaataggacattttattattgtattagtcgtctttgaccacatctttggatgcctagtccttagaccaagtccttctccctattttcgaattcatatcacattttgggggctggccattcggccatgcctagaccatcacttatgtaatttcaacggtggagtttctacacatcataaatcaagggtgtggagctctgctgtacctcgagttttaatgcaattactactattttctattcaattcggtttattcctgttctaagatattcgttgcacttcacgaAGTTGAATGTGATGAtgcgtgacactcatcatcattctcacctatgaacgcgtgactgacaaccacttccgttctaccttagaccgggtgcatatctcttggattcctgatgcacgacgcatggttgccctcgcctgacaaccgagctttccattctgtgagatcagagtcttcgtggtataagctagaattgatggcggcattcatgagaatccagaaagtctaaaccttgtctgtggtattccgagtaggattcatagattgaatgactgtgatgagcttcaaactcgcgattgttgggcgtgatgacaaacgcaaaagaatcaatggattctattccggcatgatcgagaaccgacagatgattagtcgtgctgtgacagagcatttggacctttttcactgagaggatgggatgtagccattgacaacggtgatgccctacatacagtttgccatggaaaggagtaagaaggattggatgaaggtagtagaaaagcagagattcagaagaagcacagcatcttcatacgcctatctgaaattcccatcaatgatttacataactatttctatctttattttctgtttatttatcattattattcaaaaactccataaccatatagtattcgcctaactgagaatttcaagatgaccatagcttgcttcataccaacaatctccgtgggattgacccttactcacgtaaggtttattacttggacgacccagtgcacttgctggttagttgtgcaaggttgtgaagaaagtgctaagTTATAAacgtgcataccaagttgaatgccattattagagatcacaatttcgtgcaccagtcatcGAAAAAGCCTTGCAGCGAGTATCATCAGAGGCATcggctaggtacatccgacttttgaaatttctCAAGTGATGCTTTGGGTCAGTGGTTccatcgtagagatccatatcaaggcttttgaagttccttggaacttttgccctcattatatcCTCGCTTAACGGGTCTTCTCCCTCCAAGGGAGAGTCTTCTCGATCACTGCGAGAGTTCCAACTTTGAAGACCGGACTCTAGTCTCAGGAGCTTTTCTTTAAGCTCCTTTCGTCACTCGATCTCACTTCTCATATTCCTTTCTGCTTCTTGCTGTCGTTCTAGCTCTTGCTCCAGCTGCTCCAGGCGCCCTTGGTGGCCATGGAACAACCCCATGAAGTCAGCTGCATGGGGCTGCCTTCCTTTCCTGATTCGCGCCCTTCAgaggaatttaccttcgggtCTTTTACAGCTTAAGTGCCTTCTCTATGCTGGTTAGTCACGCATTGATGAGTGACTATATCCCTGTCGTCGTTTCCAACATTCTGATTCTCTTGCTTGGAATCGGACGCTATATTGCCATCTTCGTGTAAGTCGTctgccatcactggttgatctctcgggtccccagcaatggcgccaatgttacggtgggtaaccagagATTAATGAGCTGAACTTGTTAGGATGGTCCAAATGTCTGAAGGAGATAGTCTCCGACTTTGTGTGCGTCCGGGAGCCGCCGTCTGACTTGTGTGTATGaaggaatggggggtggtacctgcaaagatactccgatgcctaagtcagcaagggattttagcaggtttagagagtattggaacttagagatacctgatgggtgtcagtgtatttatagtggtgaaccaataaccaccgttggagtagttccaccttttaaggaggataaccgtcctttatcttagggaagttgagatatgacttctggaagtgggttgagagattttaggggcaattacttatttgaataagtgttatatGCCAGTTATCTTTCAAGCCCAACTTCTTGGAAGCAAAGTATGCGTAGAGTCCGACCTCTTTGAATGAGGTCGGTTGTCAGGgaaggccaatctttggattgggccttcttagcttatttggACTTGGGCCTTAAggtttgggccagggtatgaacaatacctatataattcataaaattaacaaagctcttaaccttaaccatGGAGAATTAATTGCTCATATTCTTCAAAAAAATTCTCAATTATCAAAAGTTAAAATTGCTGAAGCAGAGAAGAGGTTAGTGCCCTCTTCCCTTATATACTAACcttagaaataaatttaaaaatcaatcttaaaacaaaattgaaattaaagtaaaaaatcaAATCTCTCTTATAATTGTTTTCTTTCTCGCAAAGATCTTTCCTTATCTGCTTGCAATCCTCAATTAATGCCATCATTGGTGGTCTTTTGATTGACCACCCTAGTACTGAAGAGTTAGAGATAGAATGACTTTGTTTGAAGCCTTAGAAGGTGTCTAAGATTTCACATCCCAAGTGAGAGTACTGTATGTGACGTGAAACCCATTCTTGAATTGCTTTGCTCTCTGTCTCATCTACATACCACATGAAGAGGCCTACGTTGTACATGACCTCAATCTTCTTCAATTGTTGCCTTTGTTTGGTCCTGGCATGGTATGTAGAAAATGCTACATCCCACATGAAAATGCATTTATGCGTATGCATGATACCTTGAAACTCTTCTTATTGTGCGCACGCATGCACCATGCGTATACACGGTGGCCTACGTACCACGTGAAATCTCCTACATCCCACGTTGAAGGTGAACTCATGCGTACGCAAAGTGTCATGTGTATGCATGATTGGCAAATCACCCTTATTTGTGTGTATATGTGCTTTATGCTTACGCACGATATCTCTTTAATCCCAATGAAGTACACCATGTCTTCCACGTTGCACGCCCATTATTCTTTGTTTTCAGAGAGCTTTCTGTTCATTACAAAGAGCATTCTGCTTATTACAGAGAGCTTTTTGTTTgttgttttctatcttcttttcttctttgttctGACTATTTTCCTTCCAAGTTTTTCTGTAATCAATGGATTCAACTAAATCaaaatattgtttattttaactATGAAACCATTGTTTATTCAACAAGAATTTttagtaaatcaaataaaatcatgaaaaaaaaCACTAAAGATGCAAATGCATCACTCTACTTCTACCAAGTACCAACCCTATCAATGATTCATCATTCTAATTGGTGATCAAGAGGTGTAATCATAGTTGGAGGCTCCTATGGGTTCGGTTAGCAGGAGAAGGAAGGAAAGCGGGTTAGGGCTTTAATCATGGTTTGTTGTTCTTTTAATAGGGCGGAGGGTCTTGATTCGGTTGAACCAAAGAAAATAGCAGTTCAATATGTTTTGGTTTATGGTCAACCAATCTTAATCGTATATGTAtacttttctttaattaatttatcatatgATTAATTGAAGAGGTAGTGTTTGTCTTGATATTTATACACACACATATTATGATGAAAAGATTTTCGAAATTCACTCGAAATATACAGAGTGGAATTTGCCAAAACAGATTAAGGATATCATAAATTGGAACTGAAGAGTAATTATTGTCTTAATTTAAAGAGATACAAATATTGTAACAAATTGTATGGCTAAAATAACGATTTTTTGTAAGGAGTCTTATTCAAAGTGGCTTCAACTTCGGAGTGATCTTTAATATTGAATTAACCTAGATATGACCCTAACCAATTAATTTgacttatttttctttgttttttttttttttgtttatttagtcaccaaaaataTGGTGGGAGAACCCAAGACTTTGTAATACTCTTTCTCAGATATTGCTCCTATGATGCTCATAACATAGCATCCCCCTTTAAGAGCCAGCATCCTGATGGCTCCACTTTGCGGCACTTCAATAGTAACACTTCGCTCAACTTTTTGTCGGTCAAAACCCTCCACAAAACACTTTGCATGTAGCTCTTTTCATTTAGCCGGCTCTTGTTTCAACGATAGCACCCATGAGATGGGCTACATGACTTTGGAAAAACTATCACTACAAAAACCTGGTTCATACAATAGCAGATCCTAAAGCCTTATAACTTATAAGACTCTTTTTCAGGTATTTGTCCCATGAGACTAATAATATTAATACACATGTTTAGAGAATAATATTAATACACATGTTTAGAGTGTTAAAACAGACCTGGAAAATTGAATCTTTTCCATCCTTAGCCATtatcatattttcatattttcagACTTTCATACTTGTTGAATGTAGTAATGTTATTTGTCGTTGTAgatcttaaaaaaatttcaaaataaaaaataaaaaatatcaaatgtgtAAATGTAAATTGATATTTTGTGTTCACTAAACAGAGTAGATGACTGACATCTGTACCTATATGAACAACAATCCACAAGTAACAATCAATATGTCAATATTCTATAACTAAACAACATTCCTCTATTTAATAACATCACGTACACGTAACACACCCACAACCAACCCAAAAAATGTAGTATTTAGAACCCTGTTATTCTGACTTTATAGCAAAAGCTATTTTGTGTTGATCTTCATGCAGTTTCTTCCAAGTTAGAATGAGAGCAGCAGGATCAAGCAATCCTTCTAGCACTTAAAATCCTAAAGAGGCACGAACTTGTCGAGATGTATGGGGTTCCCTTTCTTAAATACGCTGCAATTAATCCTAGATATGATTTCACCTATATCCTTTAATAATAGAAACAAGAGATGCGTGTAGACTGTCAGCAGCTGCAAATAAAAAAGATACGTGAATGCACAACTTTATGGCATTCAAACACCGGTGATTTCAGAGGTAAAGGTGAAAATCTGCAATATTGCTTCACGTGCAGAAACATTCCAACTCTCAACATGTCTAACAATCTGTCAAGCAAAATGTTATAGCTACTGATTAGTATGGATTTTTAGAATCAcatcagtaaagtaatacagtaGGAAGACAGTTGAATTTTGATTCTAACTTTGAAATCTTTATCTAATTCATAATATGTGCTTCCATCAATTGAAATCAGAGGTCTCCAAGGAAGGTTCAAGTTGGTCCTGCATATAAGACAAAACcaaaaaagggaaaaggaaaacaaatttttatattgatGATGAGACAGATTCTAAGTTAGATTTCTGTTTATGCATTTTTTCCTATATATCAATATTATAGTGAGCATTAAGCAACGCTTCAGGAAGCCAAAAGTTCATAACTACTTGATTGCCTTAAAGTAAAAAGGACACCAGTCACCAGGTAAAAGTTTTACGAACATTCACAGATATTATTATAACCTTTCAAAAGCAGAATTGCACCACTTTACTTTTAGAATCAAGTATCATACTTTGAGCTAATTGGCAAACTGGAAAGTCGCAACAGATTTGAGATGCATATAAGAAGGAAAACGCGTGcatgcacacacacacacacatattaaACATGCTAGCCGAAGATTAAGGGaataaaaaattatccaaaagAGAAATTCAGATGTTATTTATATTAATGCACATAACAAGCAAGGTACACCTTAGTTTCCAAGTTGCTAGCACAAAGTTTGTTTCAGAATCGACATCCTGCGTTATGAATGTATAGCATGAGAAAGCATGAAGCTGTATCTTTTTGAACACACTATGTAGTGCAAGAGTCTAGATCCAAAGAGTGATCCAAGTAAATTCTATAGACAATAAGAAGAATGGTAATTGATAAACCTTCCAACTCTTCATATATTAGAAGTCAAATGTCTTAAGATATTGACATTGACAGAGTGACAGCTTCCTGAGATTCGACAGATATCAAAGTTTTCAGTTGACAAAACAAGTCGGTAAAAACTTCACATATAAAGAGAAGGATTAGAACATATAACCCAAAGAAAGAAATAGATCTTTTCTAAGGATAAAAATCCCACACCAAATGAGTTTTAAATGACAAAAGTATAAAGAATAGAGGAAGAGTTCAAATTAACACATTATGAATTCATAATGAGCCTTCTCTATGATCCAAAGTTTCAGGTTCAATACTTGACTAAAGTGAGACAACTCAAACTGAGAATTCTCTTGAGAATTGAGATAGATCTTCAAAAAGAATGCACTTTCCTTTCTAGGGAGAATATTGATTCCTAGATAAAAGCCATTAAGGCTGCACATTTCACATTAACCAGCCTATCAGTCCTGAATAGCTTGTCTAATGTATGATCTATGAACCAATTCTTTGCGGTTTTACAATATACTCCATTTAGAGAGAGTATCTACCTTCTCAATCTTGTGCAGTCTAATTGATGCACAGTCAAAGAAGGGAACGAGCAATTTCAGGTTGCGTGCATATAGCTCCCTACCTGTACGGATGCATTATTGTTATATCCTTAGTTGATTGACACATTTTCAAAGTTATTGATGAAGACCAACTAGAAGAAGAGAGACAAACCAAGCACAATAGAAATTGAGGGAGAAGAAATCAGCATCGTTGTAGTTAGTAGTTACTGGGAAACACGATGATTCTTACCACGAAATTTAATAGTTGGATCTTCAAAGATACAGTTTTCGGCATAAATTGAATTGGTGAAGTTTCCTAGTTGTTAAACATGAGATACATGTCAGTCAATCTTCAAACCTTCAACGAATATgctctaaatattttaatattttattcattgTTGAATGCATGCTTGTGTTATGTTGGAATTTGTCCTTCTCTCTTATAGTGTGACATTCTATAGCTAGAAACTATTTATTCTGGTTTCAAATGAGTTGTTCATTTAGACAAACCAGCACGTTAGGAGGTTCAATATATATCCAGATACATTGAACTTTTAAGGTCACAATTTGTCCAAATGGACAATTTCTTGAAACTGAAGGGTAAATACATGAGGGTATCATCATCCCATAAAAATAATGGAAGTTAAAAGTGTTAACATAAAGATGCTAAATCAAAGAGAAAGGGGGTAAATAGATGTTAGATAATAggggaatttcaaataaaaaaaaaatacctgtAACAAAATAAGCTTTGTCATAATCAGACTGGATGATGTTTAGGACATCATCAACGCTAGAAAGAGGGAATTCATCTCGGAATTCCTCGGTATCTTGGCTCAAAGAGCTGCACAATAACAAGCGGGTAATGATAACTACATTATGCTATGTCtctcaaaattgaaaattgaagagTAGAAGCAACTATAGTGATAGAGACCTTGCTTGATTTGAAGGGGAGAAGAGCCTCAAGAGCTCCGTCACTGCACTCACTGCAGCTTTGAGTATCGGAGGTGTTTCGGTTTCTGAGTTAGAACTCTTTCTTCTACTATTCGGTGCGCTACCGTTACTGTTACTGTTACTGCTTGTATTTGAGAAACACTGGCATTGGAACACGTGATTCCTTCTCAACTGCAACTGCAATAACATAATTCCAAATGTATACTATATTCTTCACTTCAGAGAAGAGAAGCATCAAACTATTTAGAATGGAATACCTTGGAATTTGAAGGTGGGAGAAGAGGAGGAGGTGTTCCAATGAAGTGGAATATTGTTTGAGCCATTTCCTACTACGGTTTGATTCATATCATCATTTTCATTTCGGTTCTGAAGTTGTTTCTGTTATAAGGGTCTTTCGTCattgggggggggggaggggataTATGGCTCAGATTCGGTGGTCCCAAAGTCTTTGACCACTTAATGGTGctattaaaaaacatatttttaaagtttttttaataACTGTTACATAGtctttgaattaattttaattacaaattaattttatatattttatttaattataaaaattattttttattttataaattattattttatcaattatctattatatttattaacaatcaaatacaaaaacaacAATCAATTATATCCTCCATTGATCCTAATAAAGTTTTTGgctattccaatcgattaaaatattaaatttgatctcgtgacgttcgtccatggcttccaaatcgtgtttccttgaaattcaatcgattggtttatcaAAACAATCGATGGAATtgtaactcaatcgattgaattacagtGTAttacaaaacaatcgattgaaagttgtaaggtagaatAGTTTTTGCTTAAACCAgtcgattgtttatactttccaatcgaatgaatgcctcaaaacaatcgattttttttgttacacaatcgattgaattcacgaaaacaacatggatttgcccaacacaatcgattggaaagtgatgacattgagTTTTAGCCAAATTCAGTCGATTagtaatgtaatccaatcgattggaaggtgatgaTGTTGAATTTTTTGCcaacttcaatcgattggtaatgctacccaatcgattgaaatgtgtCATGCGCCTATTTCAATCTTGTTATCTTTTTagaaattatcttattattcatctatcttatctttaaaattctatcttcaatttttgctgttttattttgatgtagataaactaatcttatcttttccttaatattaacattataaattggtTAATAATCCATCACTAATTATTCAATCCCACCATTAAAATCATGTATCATTttctttgattataaaaaatttaattatttttctttggaACATCCATTTACtcaatatccaatttttttttattttttatccatcTATTTAATATCCACTATTTCTTCATCGTTAATGACCATTGCAGCAATCAGCAAAGGTCCAATCAAGTTTTTCATTGTAGTGTTCAAAAAATAAACCATCGTTTTGATTACAAAATCAAGGTCAGTGAATAGAATCTCTAATTTTGCAATTATTCGTTTCGATACTTTATTCGTGAAATTGATTGTgtaaggaaaaaatattttttatcttttattaattcacaaaaattgaaaaatactaaaaagtaaatagatgttatttttttattattaattaattagctaGCAATCAGGGACGGACCTAGAGGGGGCGAGTAGTGGCTTGGACAccccaaaattttaagaaac includes:
- the LOC112710919 gene encoding uncharacterized protein isoform X2 — protein: MAQTIFHFIGTPPPLLPPSNSKLQLRRNHVFQCQCFSNTSSNSNSNGSAPNSRRKSSNSETETPPILKAAVSAVTELLRLFSPSNQASSLSQDTEEFRDEFPLSSVDDVLNIIQSDYDKAYFVTGRELYARNLKLLVPFFDCASIRLHKIEKDVDSETNFVLATWKLRTNLNLPWRPLISIDGSTYYELDKDFKIVRHVESWNVSAREAILQIFTFTSEITGV
- the LOC112710919 gene encoding uncharacterized protein isoform X1; amino-acid sequence: MAQTIFHFIGTPPPLLPPSNSKLQLRRNHVFQCQCFSNTSSNSNSNGSAPNSRRKSSNSETETPPILKAAVSAVTELLRLFSPSNQASSLSQDTEEFRDEFPLSSVDDVLNIIQSDYDKAYFVTGNFTNSIYAENCIFEDPTIKFRGRELYARNLKLLVPFFDCASIRLHKIEKDVDSETNFVLATWKLRTNLNLPWRPLISIDGSTYYELDKDFKIVRHVESWNVSAREAILQIFTFTSEITGV
- the LOC112710919 gene encoding uncharacterized protein isoform X3, with the translated sequence MAQTIFHFIGTPPPLLPPSNSKLQLRRNHVFQCQCFSNTSSNSNSNGSAPNSRRKSSNSETETPPILKAAVSAVTELLRLFSPSNQASSLSQDTEEFRDEFPLSSVDDVLNIIQSDYDKAYFVTGNFTNSIYAENCIFEDPTIKFRGRELYARNLKLLVPFFDCASIRLHKIEKDQLEPSLETSDFN